From the genome of Adhaeribacter pallidiroseus:
AAAATTTAAAATACCCGGCCGAAAGTCTCGAAGGCGTTTCAAGTGCCCATGGTTTATTCGTGGCAGTTAACGTGAATGCCGATGGCACAGTTGACATTCCCAAATACAAATATAATCCGGAAAATGCGTATGCATTCCCTTCAAGTTTGCCCAATGCTTTCGATAAAGAGATTCAGCGCGTATTATTATTGATGCCAAAAAAATGGAAACCAGCCATGATAAATGGAAAAACCGTTGCCTCCAGATATTTTTTTGATTTTAATTTTTATTGTTCCAACCCGGCAGAAAGACTTCCGAACATAACCGAAAAAGAACAATATGAATGGGATATAAGTAATACACCCGTAGTAACTAGCCGACCTATACACGTTGTATTATACGATAAAAATGTACCTTTACAATATACAAGTACTAGCCCGCTTATAACATTTAATAATCCCATAACTACTATCCAAACTGCTTCTACATCTGGTTCGGTACAAGCTGTATCTTCGCTGGCTTACGATAATAAAATTCAGCTTCCATTGTTCCCCGGCGGAAGACGGCTCATGTACCGGTACCTGCGTAAAAATATCCGATTTGATAAATACATCCATTTTTTAGGTAATAACACAGCAGGCGCTTTTACCATGACCGAAATAAAGATTGACGAAAAAGGTCAAGTAGCACCTGTAACTTCGGCCACCGACGATGCTTTTGCCCGCGAAATTAATGAAGCAATTCGCCAAATGCCGGCCTGGCAACCGGCTAAAGTAGATGGCCAGCCTACGGCTGCTACTTACAATTTAACTTTATTTTTTCAAAAAGACGTGAATGGCTACGAGGAAGGCCGCTTAACGGAAAATCTAGAAAAATATACCGGTAGGGAATTACTTATTAATGCCGTTTTATTTGGCAATAAAGCTTACGTGGTAGAAAATAATCCGGATGAGCCGGTGTTAACCGTCGTCGAAAAGAAGCCCGAGTTTCCGGGCGGTCTGGACAGAATGTACGAATTTATCAACCAGAATCTGCAATATCCCCAAGCTGCCCGCGATGCCAAATTAGAAGGCATGGTATCCGTAAAATTTATTGTAACAAAAGATGGCCGAATTCTGGAATCCCGAGTAGAAGGACATCTAAGCCCCGAAACCGACGCGGAAATCCTGCGGGTAATTCAAAAAATGCCCAGGTGGGTGCCAGGTAAACAAAATGGTAAAGCTGTAAATGCAGAATATACTTTACCATTTAAATTCCGGTTAAATCCTGACCTGCCTAAATCTTAGATAAAACCGGAATTCCTATTGGGTCTACATCAATAAAACATAATTTTTAAAAAACGACTAAATACCAACTGAAAAGGCTCCTTAATCCGGAGCCTTTTCAGTTGGTATAGGCTCCCCTTCCAGTTGCCACTCGTTATTTATCTGGGCTATTGTGTGGTAAGCCGTTAAATCGTATTGGCAGGGAACTACCGAAATATAATTATGTGCCAGCGCCCATTCGTCGGTATCTTCGCCTTTGTCGGGGTTTACGAAATTACCCGTCATCCAAAAATACCGGCGATTGTTCGGGTCCATTCGCTCATCGAATTCCTCTTGCCAACGGGCATGGGCCTGCCGGCATACCTTAATGCCGGCAATGGGCTTGGTGGAGTTTTTAGGAATATTTACGTTTAAGGCGGTATTTACGGGTACGCCGTGGGCTAAAGCCTGTCGTACAATTTGCTCCACATACGGCTCCGTGTGCGAAAAATCAGCTTCGTGACCGTAATCGCACAACGAAAAACCAATAGCAGGTAAGCCCTCAATAGCGGCCTCAATAGCCGCCGACATGGTACCGGAATACAACACGCTAATACTGGAATTAGAGCCGTGGTTAATGCCGCTTACTACCAAATCTGGTTGGCGATCTTTGAGTACGTGGTGTTTGGCCAGCTTTACGCAATCGGCAGGCGTGCCGGAACATTCGTAAGCTTCTACATCGGTAAAAGCCGTTGATTTATCTAAACGCAAGGTATTGCCTACGGTAATGGCGTGCCCCATTCCCGATTGTGGCCCGTTAGGTGCTACTACCACTACTTCCCCAATCCGTTTCATTACTTTTACCAAAGTGCGAATGCCCGGAGCCGTAATGCCATCGTCGTTAGATATTAAAATTAAAGGTTTTTTAGAAGCCATAAACAAAAAGTAAATCTGTTATCAAAAGTACGGCAAAACCGGTAGTACTGTATGTACAAATTTTTAAATAAACGCGCCATACCTAAGTTGCCCGTTAGAGTTGTCCTTGGTTTATGTACTTCCTGCCGGGCAAATTGTTAAAACCTTACCCCAACCGAATTAGTTTAAAAGGCAGAATACCCGGCACGTAAACGATTTATCCTGATGAAAAAATACTTATTTCTGGCATTAGTCCAGCTAGTTCTGCTAAGTTGTCAACCGAAAAAAACTGAAACTAACAATTCGCAACCTTCTACCTCAACGGCTGATTCTGCTCGGCCGGAAACAATACCAGCGGATAGAACAGTAACCCGTTTAGATTCGGTAGGGGACGCTGCTTCGTCGCCGGCTCCCACACCAGCACCTAATAAAGGCGAAAACCCGGGCACAAGCTGGCAAATTTCAAAAAGCCAGATTGGTCCTATTCAAATCGGAATGGCTGTAAACGCTATGCGGAAAAGAGTACCGGCTGAATTTATAAAAGAAATACCCATTACCCGCGAAGGCCGCGGCAACCGAGCCTACGAAATCCGGCAATCGCCTGGGGAGCAAAAAGCCGGATTACTGATAGAAGAAACCTGCGAGCCAACTTGCCAGGTTTGGCGGGTACATGTGCAAAACCCAGCGTATAAAACCAAAGAAGGTTTAGGAGTTGGGTCTACTTTAGGAGAAGTAAAAAAGCACTATAAAATCAGTTACTTGGGTGCCGGCGAAACCGAAATTGTAGCTGTCTCGGATGATGCCAAGCTAACCTTTATGCTGGATGTAAGTAAAGTACCGGCGAAACAGGTTCCCCGGTTAAATTTAAAAAATACCCCCGATAGCACCCCGATTATTGGCATGTTGATCTTATAGCTAGTCTTTACTATCCTGCGTAGAAGCAGAACGCTGACACATCACAAGCCAAAGCGCTTTTACTAGCTACCTTCGCACGGACATAAACCTTTTTCGGCGGTGCAAATGGTAGAATAGCCTTCATCGAGTTTTATCAAAAACTGGTTCAGTTGGGTATTATAATCCAGGAGCGCATCTAATTTTTTTTCGTCGGGTTTTTGTTTTAGCAGTTGATTTAGTTGCTCTACTTGCTTTATTAATTCGTTGTTACGTTCGGTTAATTGCACAATGTGCGGCGGCAAATTACCTTCGGCGGTGTATTTACTTTTAATATTTGTTTCAATGCAGTATTTCTTTTTTAAATATTCCAGCGATTTTTTATTAGCTGTAGCCTGCAAAACGTTGTTGTGCTCTAAAGCTTGCTTTAACCGATAGCTTTCGTAGCGGGTGTCGTAATTGGTTATGGCCGTTTTTACATAATCGCGGCACAAATAACACTTGGTGGCACTAGCTTTTTCGGTTAAGTTAGTGCGCAGGTTTAAAGTTTCTTCGGAAGCTTCGGCTTCAGTCAGGCGATTGGTTTCTTTTTCAAATACTTCGCGGTACTGCTGGTTTTCTAATTCGGCAATAATACGGGTGATGGATTCTCCCTCAATGGTAGCCGACAGAAAATCTCTACCCGGTAAGTCTACGGAATGCAGTTTGGTTAAATACGCTTCGCGCTTGGGAACATTCGCCACATTTTTACCATCATTTTCGAGTTCCAGTAAGGTTAGCACCAAATCTTTGCTATTTTTTAAATTATGATCGGCGTCTAAATAAAGCTCGGCACTATTAACAATACTAGCGTATTCAGGCCGGAAAATATTCTGGTAAGTAGTATTTTTTGTAAACTCGCGTTCCCGCACTCGCTGTACAGTTTTAAGTGCCCGGTAGTTCTGAATAACCGAAAATAAACTCTTGGAATTAACTTCCGAGATATTGTTTTTATAATTTAGTTTGTAATCGTTTAAACTTTGTTTTAAGTCGGCGAAAGTGCGCAAAAATTCAATAAAATACATTTCCTGCTTAAAGGTTTCGTCGTTTACTAACCCGGCATCGTGGGCGTTGTTTATTTTCTGCTTGCGCTTTTCAATTAACTCGGTGTTTATCTCGTTACCGCTCAGCACATCCGTTTTGTACAACGATTTATAATTAGCTACCACTAAATATGGATAGTCTTTGTAATCAAAAACGGTTTCCAGTTTGCGGCGGTCTAAACCATTGGAGCTGTTGGC
Proteins encoded in this window:
- a CDS encoding M56 family metallopeptidase, with product MGQLLHYLLESGACLLVFYLLYVLVLRREKCFTYNRFYLLFTPLIAFFIPLLELPFLRQPEPLTSFIAEQVTPVTAPITPVPVQPKPFIVTPDAAYPVGEESKFDYTIVLLLLYGAGVAVFANRLVRQLYFLHRFNRETQAERFYWQQIAVHKTYGRQPTFSFGNCIYWDNSQPLSERDTESVFEHEAVHVRQKHSLDILYLEFFKIFFWFNPLLYFFQKSLAHTHEFIADAAVLRTTNPETYSQLLVNQVLHRLEFSFGKYFNKSLIATRLKMLEQNRRSNWWRQLLALPVVSTLLFFLSASSLPMPEAINNPAGLAGSFPAIAQEHFSKKKFSEPLFPGGKEAMYHFFVQNLKYPAESLEGVSSAHGLFVAVNVNADGTVDIPKYKYNPENAYAFPSSLPNAFDKEIQRVLLLMPKKWKPAMINGKTVASRYFFDFNFYCSNPAERLPNITEKEQYEWDISNTPVVTSRPIHVVLYDKNVPLQYTSTSPLITFNNPITTIQTASTSGSVQAVSSLAYDNKIQLPLFPGGRRLMYRYLRKNIRFDKYIHFLGNNTAGAFTMTEIKIDEKGQVAPVTSATDDAFAREINEAIRQMPAWQPAKVDGQPTAATYNLTLFFQKDVNGYEEGRLTENLEKYTGRELLINAVLFGNKAYVVENNPDEPVLTVVEKKPEFPGGLDRMYEFINQNLQYPQAARDAKLEGMVSVKFIVTKDGRILESRVEGHLSPETDAEILRVIQKMPRWVPGKQNGKAVNAEYTLPFKFRLNPDLPKS
- the surE gene encoding 5'/3'-nucleotidase SurE; this translates as MASKKPLILISNDDGITAPGIRTLVKVMKRIGEVVVVAPNGPQSGMGHAITVGNTLRLDKSTAFTDVEAYECSGTPADCVKLAKHHVLKDRQPDLVVSGINHGSNSSISVLYSGTMSAAIEAAIEGLPAIGFSLCDYGHEADFSHTEPYVEQIVRQALAHGVPVNTALNVNIPKNSTKPIAGIKVCRQAHARWQEEFDERMDPNNRRYFWMTGNFVNPDKGEDTDEWALAHNYISVVPCQYDLTAYHTIAQINNEWQLEGEPIPTEKAPD